A genomic region of Deltaproteobacteria bacterium contains the following coding sequences:
- the infB gene encoding translation initiation factor IF-2 codes for MRMAKGMRAYKLAEELGLTREDLIKKAAEIGIEIRNPMATIDDDQASTIRRKFAAGSETETVQKRVGSGVIRRRKRKTESEADEVQGSGVETEAGSVEPEPLAASDAVAPEAPPEVELPGALPPQIEEAPTIAASAAPEPRPADRSIARVTTPVVVVEDPLLAAGAPAAPAAEPTSPRRGVAIPPPREIEPEPESAPFGAGPGRGKPARPARPARADLTLREQETIARMMRGGNVQAQLERRRMLVEQQSRAQPQRRRTATPVRKGPQPAPGDVRRVVKVGARIAIVELSRQTGLKLRDLHRRARALEPSHAEDDFLEGDLAALIAEDLGCEVQRITSEVERALAATRAPGAPGEGELRPPVVTVMGHVDHGKTSLLDTIRKTKVAAGEAGGITQHIGAYQARSSDGSVVTFIDTPGHAAFSQMRARGAQVTDVVVLVVAADDGVMPQTIEAIAHAKAAGVPILVAVNKVDKADANPQRVRQALLEHGLVSEDFGGETICVDVSATKGTGVDKLLEMIALQAEVLELRANPKAPARGVVVEAELDRGRGALATVLVREGTLRPGDSIVAGGVYGRVRSLIDADGSTLKEAGPSAPVRIVGLSGVPLAGDELLVVKNEREAKQIADHRLELEQKKAAQAAEETRPSALSAELLFARMEGTGERELFAVVKADVQGTVEAIREALAKLSTEKVKLSVIHHGVGGVKESDVMLAAASKAVIFAFHVRPEPAARKLAEREGVTIRSFDIVYELLDDAILLMRGLLPPKESEKRLGTALVKELFHIPKLGTIAGCAIEDGKISRSARARILRDGVVIYAGKLSSLRRFKDDVREVVAPLECGIGIENYNDVKVGDRIEAFEIEQTPDSL; via the coding sequence ATGAGGATGGCCAAGGGGATGAGAGCGTACAAACTCGCGGAGGAGCTCGGGCTCACCCGCGAGGACCTCATCAAGAAGGCGGCGGAGATCGGAATCGAGATCCGCAACCCGATGGCCACGATCGACGACGATCAGGCCAGCACCATCCGGCGCAAGTTCGCGGCGGGCTCCGAGACGGAGACGGTGCAGAAGCGCGTGGGCTCCGGCGTGATCCGCCGGCGCAAGCGCAAGACCGAGTCCGAAGCCGACGAGGTGCAGGGCTCGGGCGTCGAGACGGAGGCCGGCTCGGTCGAGCCGGAGCCGCTCGCCGCCAGCGACGCGGTCGCGCCGGAGGCGCCCCCCGAGGTCGAGCTGCCCGGCGCCCTGCCGCCGCAGATCGAAGAGGCTCCTACGATCGCGGCGTCGGCCGCACCCGAGCCGCGACCCGCGGACCGATCGATCGCGCGGGTGACGACGCCGGTGGTCGTGGTCGAGGACCCGCTGCTCGCGGCGGGAGCGCCTGCAGCGCCGGCCGCGGAGCCGACCTCGCCAAGGCGCGGCGTGGCGATTCCGCCGCCGCGCGAGATCGAGCCCGAGCCTGAGAGCGCGCCTTTCGGAGCCGGGCCCGGCCGCGGCAAGCCGGCGCGGCCGGCGCGCCCCGCGCGCGCGGACCTGACGCTTCGGGAGCAGGAGACGATCGCGCGAATGATGCGCGGCGGGAACGTGCAGGCGCAGCTCGAGCGACGGCGAATGCTCGTCGAGCAGCAGTCGAGGGCGCAGCCGCAGCGAAGGCGGACCGCGACGCCGGTGCGCAAGGGGCCCCAGCCCGCGCCGGGCGACGTGAGGCGGGTCGTGAAGGTCGGCGCGCGAATCGCCATTGTCGAGCTCTCGCGCCAGACCGGGCTGAAGCTTCGAGATCTGCATCGCCGAGCCCGCGCGCTCGAGCCGTCGCACGCCGAGGACGACTTCCTCGAGGGCGATCTGGCAGCGCTGATCGCCGAGGACCTCGGCTGCGAGGTCCAGCGCATCACGTCGGAGGTCGAGCGCGCGCTCGCCGCGACGCGCGCGCCCGGAGCGCCCGGCGAGGGTGAGCTGCGACCGCCGGTCGTCACCGTCATGGGGCACGTCGATCACGGAAAGACGTCGCTGCTCGACACGATCCGCAAGACCAAGGTCGCGGCGGGCGAGGCCGGCGGAATCACCCAGCACATCGGCGCGTATCAGGCGCGCAGCAGCGACGGCAGCGTGGTGACGTTCATCGACACGCCCGGCCACGCCGCGTTCTCGCAGATGCGCGCGCGCGGAGCACAGGTGACGGACGTCGTCGTGCTCGTCGTCGCGGCGGACGATGGAGTGATGCCGCAGACGATCGAGGCGATCGCGCACGCCAAGGCCGCGGGCGTTCCGATCCTGGTCGCCGTGAACAAGGTCGACAAGGCGGACGCGAATCCGCAGCGGGTGCGTCAGGCGCTGCTCGAGCATGGTCTGGTCTCCGAGGATTTCGGCGGCGAGACGATCTGTGTCGACGTCTCCGCGACCAAGGGCACCGGCGTCGACAAGCTGCTCGAGATGATCGCGCTCCAGGCGGAGGTGCTCGAGCTGCGCGCGAATCCGAAGGCTCCGGCGCGCGGCGTCGTCGTCGAGGCGGAGCTCGATCGCGGCCGGGGGGCGCTCGCGACGGTGCTGGTGCGCGAGGGAACGCTCCGGCCCGGGGACTCGATCGTGGCCGGGGGCGTCTACGGGCGGGTCCGCTCGCTGATCGACGCCGACGGCAGCACGCTGAAGGAGGCCGGCCCATCCGCGCCGGTGCGGATCGTCGGGCTCTCGGGCGTGCCGCTCGCCGGTGACGAGCTTCTCGTCGTGAAGAACGAGCGCGAAGCCAAGCAGATCGCCGACCACCGGCTCGAGCTCGAGCAGAAGAAGGCCGCGCAGGCGGCCGAGGAGACCCGGCCGAGCGCGCTCAGCGCCGAGCTGCTCTTCGCGCGAATGGAGGGCACCGGAGAGCGGGAGCTCTTCGCGGTCGTGAAGGCCGACGTTCAGGGCACCGTCGAGGCGATCCGCGAGGCGCTGGCGAAGCTCTCGACCGAGAAGGTGAAGCTCTCCGTGATCCACCACGGTGTCGGCGGGGTCAAGGAGAGCGACGTCATGCTCGCGGCCGCGTCGAAGGCGGTGATCTTCGCCTTCCACGTCCGGCCCGAGCCCGCGGCGCGCAAGCTCGCCGAGCGCGAAGGCGTCACGATTCGCAGCTTCGACATCGTCTACGAGCTGCTCGACGACGCGATCCTGCTCATGCGCGGCCTGCTGCCGCCCAAGGAGTCCGAGAAGCGGCTCGGCACCGCTCTGGTGAAGGAGCTGTTCCACATTCCGAAGCTCGGCACGATCGCCGGCTGCGCGATCGAGGACGGCAAGATCTCGCGCTCGGCGCGCGCGCGAATCCTGCGCGACGGCGTCGTGATCTACGCCGGCAAGCTCTCGTCGCTGCGGCGCTTCAAGGACGACGTGCGCGAGGTGGTGGCGCCGCTGGAGTGTGGAATCGGGATCGAGAACTACAACGACGTGAAGGTCGGGGACCGGATCGAGGCCTTCGAGATCGAGCAGACGCCCGACTCGCTCTAG
- the rbfA gene encoding 30S ribosome-binding factor RbfA yields MHRLRDGRDRSPAPARGNGEGDPLRREPGSGRGRLRRRHGRAPRRGRGARGRRRRSQRVKHTQARLGHEIRERIATILRQRVGDPRLAEVSVNEVRVAPDGSYARVYWGTLGPVAAAKEAIEKAKPYLRRCLAAELQIRRVPELDFRLDETLARAERVEGVLRELEQERVAKQKKEEPA; encoded by the coding sequence CTGCATCGGCTGCGTGATGGTCGGGATCGATCCCCGGCACCTGCGCGAGGGAATGGAGAAGGTGATCCACTACGTCGAGAGCCTGGGTCTGGGCGAGGTCGTCTCCGACGACGTCACGGTCGTGCGCCTCGACGAGGTCGAGGAGCTCGAGGACGACGACGGCGGAGCCAACGCGTGAAGCACACCCAGGCCCGACTCGGGCACGAGATCCGCGAGCGGATCGCGACCATCCTGCGCCAGCGCGTCGGCGATCCCCGGCTCGCCGAGGTGAGCGTGAACGAGGTGCGCGTCGCCCCCGACGGCAGCTATGCGCGGGTCTACTGGGGGACGCTGGGCCCGGTGGCCGCCGCGAAAGAGGCGATCGAGAAGGCGAAGCCGTACCTTCGCCGCTGTCTGGCTGCGGAGCTCCAGATTCGCCGCGTTCCGGAGCTCGACTTCCGGCTCGACGAGACGCTCGCGCGCGCGGAGCGCGTCGAGGGCGTGTTGCGGGAGCTCGAGCAGGAGCGAGTCGCGAAGCAGAAGAAGGAGGAGCCCGCGTGA
- the rpsO gene encoding 30S ribosomal protein S15 — protein sequence MLNAERRHEIVAQHQRKPGDTGSCEVQIALLSERVTQLTDHLQVHVKDHHSRRGLLMLVSQRRSLLDYLRRNDEGRYQSLIDKLGLRR from the coding sequence TTGCTGAACGCCGAACGCCGGCACGAGATCGTTGCCCAGCACCAGCGCAAGCCCGGGGACACCGGGTCCTGCGAGGTGCAGATCGCGCTCCTCTCCGAGCGCGTCACTCAGCTCACTGACCATCTCCAGGTCCACGTGAAGGACCACCACTCGCGCCGCGGGCTGCTGATGCTCGTGAGCCAGAGGCGAAGCCTGCTCGACTACCTTCGACGGAACGATGAGGGTCGCTACCAGTCCTTGATCGACAAGCTGGGACTGCGTCGATAA
- a CDS encoding DUF503 domain-containing protein: MLIAAALIELELLESETIKDRRRVANSIKDRVRQRFNVSVAEVADQDERHSVCIGCVMVGIDPRHLREGMEKVIHYVESLGLGEVVSDDVTVVRLDEVEELEDDDGGANA, encoded by the coding sequence ATGCTGATCGCGGCGGCGCTGATCGAGCTCGAGCTCCTGGAATCGGAGACCATCAAGGACCGCCGGCGCGTCGCGAACTCGATCAAGGACCGCGTGCGACAGCGCTTCAACGTCTCGGTCGCGGAGGTCGCCGATCAGGACGAGCGCCACTCGGTCTGCATCGGCTGCGTGATGGTCGGGATCGATCCCCGGCACCTGCGCGAGGGAATGGAGAAGGTGATCCACTACGTCGAGAGCCTGGGTCTGGGCGAGGTCGTCTCCGACGACGTCACGGTCGTGCGCCTCGACGAGGTCGAGGAGCTCGAGGACGACGACGGCGGAGCCAACGCGTGA
- the nusA gene encoding transcription termination/antitermination protein NusA, translating into MVELDLNRIIDQVVKDKGIRREVVIDTLEKALLAAARRKYGAEREIEAQFNAETGEVELFEFKTVVAGEPASDAEIGLQDALQHDPDAEADDQIGIKIPTAEFGRIAAQTAKQVIIQEVRGAERQNVFDEYKDRKGEIVHGTVRRIEKGNLIVDLGRAEAILPRKEQVPREMFRVNERIRAYVQDVLKESKGPQIVLSRACTEFLTKLFEQEVPEIYEGIVRIEAAAREPGARSKIAVVSKDSDVDPVGACVGMRGSRVQAVVQELRGEKVDIVPWSADPVRYVVAALAPAQVVRIMVDDEKRSMDVIVPDDQLSLAIGRKGQNVRLAVQLTRWKIDIKSETYMREVQADLAAALSVVPTAGEYEAKLLLDDGVASLDELAAAETTQLTSVLGISETDATAVRQHARELSVEKQKRAAEAAALAAASAAEAGGSGGSGSAGA; encoded by the coding sequence ATCGTGGAGCTCGATCTCAATCGCATCATCGATCAAGTGGTCAAGGACAAGGGCATCCGACGCGAGGTCGTGATCGACACGCTCGAGAAGGCGTTGCTCGCCGCGGCCCGACGCAAATACGGCGCCGAGCGCGAGATCGAGGCGCAGTTCAACGCCGAGACCGGTGAGGTCGAGCTCTTCGAGTTCAAGACCGTGGTGGCCGGCGAGCCGGCGAGCGACGCGGAGATCGGTCTGCAGGACGCGCTGCAACACGACCCCGACGCCGAGGCCGACGACCAGATCGGCATCAAGATTCCGACCGCGGAGTTCGGGCGGATCGCCGCGCAGACCGCCAAGCAGGTCATCATCCAGGAGGTTCGCGGCGCCGAGCGGCAGAACGTCTTCGACGAGTACAAGGATCGAAAGGGCGAGATCGTGCACGGCACCGTGCGCCGGATCGAGAAGGGCAACCTGATCGTCGATCTCGGCCGAGCGGAGGCGATCCTTCCCCGCAAGGAGCAGGTGCCGCGCGAGATGTTCCGCGTGAACGAGCGCATCCGCGCCTACGTCCAGGACGTGCTGAAGGAATCCAAGGGTCCGCAGATCGTCCTCTCGCGCGCGTGCACCGAGTTCCTGACCAAGCTCTTCGAGCAGGAGGTGCCCGAGATCTACGAGGGCATCGTGCGCATCGAGGCGGCCGCTCGCGAGCCCGGTGCGCGCTCGAAGATCGCCGTGGTCTCCAAGGACAGCGACGTCGATCCGGTCGGCGCTTGCGTGGGCATGCGCGGCAGTCGCGTGCAGGCCGTGGTCCAGGAGCTGCGCGGCGAGAAGGTCGACATCGTGCCCTGGAGCGCGGATCCGGTGCGCTACGTGGTCGCGGCGCTCGCGCCCGCGCAGGTCGTGCGCATCATGGTCGACGACGAGAAGCGCTCGATGGACGTGATCGTGCCCGACGACCAGCTCTCGCTCGCGATCGGTCGCAAGGGACAGAACGTGCGGCTCGCGGTGCAGCTCACGCGCTGGAAGATCGACATCAAGAGCGAGACCTACATGCGCGAGGTCCAGGCCGATCTGGCCGCGGCGCTCTCGGTCGTCCCGACCGCGGGAGAGTACGAGGCGAAGCTCCTGCTCGACGACGGCGTGGCGAGCCTGGACGAGCTCGCCGCGGCCGAGACGACGCAGCTGACGTCGGTGCTCGGGATCTCGGAAACCGACGCGACGGCCGTGCGCCAGCACGCGCGCGAGCTGTCGGTCGAGAAGCAGAAGCGGGCGGCCGAGGCGGCTGCGCTTGCGGCCGCGAGCGCAGCGGAGGCGGGTGGCTCCGGCGGCAGCGGTTCGGCAGGCGCGTGA
- a CDS encoding ribosome maturation factor RimP — MVISQNFAMYKDIPADLRRVVEPVVQAHGLELVDAGIGRGPTRSLVRIVVDTPVGDGRVLVDECAAISREVGHGLDVSELIPAAYTLEVCSPGVDRTLGREIDFTRAVGRRVAIETRAALAGRRRFKGELVDFDGALATVRSEGRDFEIPFEVIDRAKAFFPFGAPQKPKR; from the coding sequence TTGGTGATTTCGCAGAACTTCGCGATGTACAAAGACATTCCCGCAGATCTTCGACGAGTCGTCGAGCCCGTCGTGCAGGCGCATGGGCTGGAGCTCGTCGACGCGGGAATCGGACGCGGGCCGACGCGGTCGCTCGTCCGCATCGTGGTCGATACGCCCGTCGGAGACGGGCGGGTCCTGGTCGACGAGTGCGCCGCGATCTCGCGCGAGGTAGGGCACGGCCTCGACGTCTCCGAGCTGATCCCCGCCGCGTACACGCTCGAGGTCTGCTCGCCCGGAGTCGACCGCACGCTCGGCCGCGAGATCGATTTCACGCGCGCGGTCGGTCGCCGCGTGGCGATCGAGACGCGCGCAGCGCTCGCCGGCCGGCGCCGCTTCAAAGGCGAGCTGGTGGATTTCGACGGTGCGCTCGCCACCGTGCGCAGCGAGGGCCGGGATTTCGAGATTCCGTTCGAGGTCATCGATCGCGCGAAGGCGTTCTTTCCCTTCGGCGCGCCGCAAAAGCCCAAGAGGTGA
- the truB gene encoding tRNA pseudouridine(55) synthase TruB, with translation MSGCGAPDSPRSGARLPARRDARARGARRGRVAGARAGASREAEEGGARVIDGFLVIDKPAGVTSHDVVQEVRRWAKQRRVGHLGTLDPLATGVLPIALGEATKLSQLLTHGEKSYRGKLRLGIETTTYDREGEITRETSGPWPDAEALERALEAFRGEIEQVPPPYSAVKTGGEAAYRRARRGEEVVLEPRRVTIRRLELVAYEPPFVTIEVDCSSGTYLRSMAHDLGRALGVGAHLWELCRTRSGPFTSAQAVPLAELEALGHERVIPMIAATGLPTFEVDARTSRRVANGVQLGRSEVKGAPTEGVMQLVHAGGLVALVEAQRGIPELRTIRVFLEGSEG, from the coding sequence CTGTCTGGCTGCGGAGCTCCAGATTCGCCGCGTTCCGGAGCTCGACTTCCGGCTCGACGAGACGCTCGCGCGCGCGGAGCGCGTCGAGGGCGTGTTGCGGGAGCTCGAGCAGGAGCGAGTCGCGAAGCAGAAGAAGGAGGAGCCCGCGTGATCGACGGCTTCCTGGTGATCGACAAGCCGGCCGGCGTCACCTCGCACGACGTCGTGCAGGAGGTGCGGCGCTGGGCCAAGCAGCGCCGCGTCGGGCATCTGGGCACGCTCGATCCGCTGGCGACGGGCGTGCTGCCGATCGCGCTCGGCGAGGCGACCAAGCTCTCGCAGCTGCTCACGCACGGCGAGAAGAGCTATCGGGGCAAGCTCAGGCTCGGCATCGAGACCACCACCTACGATCGCGAGGGCGAGATCACGCGCGAGACCTCGGGGCCGTGGCCGGACGCCGAAGCGCTCGAGCGCGCGCTCGAGGCGTTCCGCGGCGAGATCGAGCAGGTCCCGCCGCCGTACTCCGCGGTGAAGACCGGGGGCGAAGCCGCATATCGACGGGCGCGTCGCGGCGAGGAGGTGGTGCTCGAGCCTCGCCGGGTGACCATCCGCCGGCTCGAGCTGGTCGCCTACGAGCCGCCCTTCGTCACGATCGAGGTCGACTGCAGCTCGGGAACCTACCTGCGCTCGATGGCGCACGACCTCGGGCGCGCGCTCGGGGTGGGCGCGCACCTCTGGGAGCTGTGCCGGACGCGCAGCGGACCGTTCACCTCGGCCCAGGCGGTCCCGCTCGCCGAGCTTGAGGCGCTGGGCCACGAGCGGGTGATCCCGATGATCGCAGCGACGGGCCTCCCCACCTTCGAGGTCGATGCGCGGACCTCCCGGCGGGTGGCGAACGGCGTGCAGCTGGGCCGCAGCGAGGTCAAGGGCGCGCCGACCGAGGGCGTGATGCAGCTGGTCCACGCCGGAGGCCTGGTCGCCCTGGTCGAGGCCCAGCGCGGCATCCCCGAGCTCCGCACGATTCGGGTCTTCCTCGAGGGCAGCGAAGGCTAG